The Phycisphaerae bacterium genome includes a region encoding these proteins:
- a CDS encoding DUF2617 family protein has product MDDVELGQTLQRVADAKFVLYRRRLHPELFRIHEIKHLERPAYSAEIWVMGLSHAVTVQADSRCITEATTDDLEVLPQNGLVTSFQFRGERDHVEEFDDGMKYILSTQVERMTQNLFHASHRDLMRYASTRGLLVRFTEWAQGDELVPFTFIDYEARDRELHVQSFHVFPADYTILKTQSIVEIGRVPVQRKPARPVNGHGRHN; this is encoded by the coding sequence ATGGATGACGTGGAACTGGGCCAAACATTGCAGCGAGTGGCGGACGCGAAATTCGTGCTGTACCGCCGCCGGCTTCATCCGGAGCTGTTTCGCATTCACGAAATCAAGCACTTGGAGCGGCCCGCTTACTCGGCGGAAATCTGGGTGATGGGGCTTTCCCATGCCGTCACCGTACAAGCCGACTCCCGGTGCATTACCGAGGCGACGACCGACGATCTGGAAGTCCTCCCCCAGAACGGACTTGTGACGTCGTTTCAATTCCGCGGCGAACGCGACCACGTCGAGGAGTTCGACGACGGCATGAAATACATTCTCTCGACCCAGGTCGAGCGTATGACACAAAATCTCTTCCACGCCTCGCACCGTGATCTGATGAGGTACGCCAGCACCCGAGGGTTGCTCGTCCGCTTCACAGAGTGGGCCCAGGGCGATGAACTTGTGCCGTTTACCTTCATCGATTATGAAGCTCGCGACCGCGAGCTTCACGTGCAGTCCTTCCATGTGTTCCCGGCGGACTACACGATTCTCAAGACGCAGTCGATCGTGGAAATCGGTCGCGTCCCGGTTCAGCGCAAGCCCGCAAGACCGGTCAACGGCCACGGCCGGCACAACTAA